In Bos indicus x Bos taurus breed Angus x Brahman F1 hybrid chromosome 21, Bos_hybrid_MaternalHap_v2.0, whole genome shotgun sequence, one DNA window encodes the following:
- the LOC113879895 gene encoding duodenase-1-like encodes MVLLPLLVALLSPTGQAGKIIGGHEAKPHSRPYMAFLQINTSGEPDNCGGFLVREDFVLTAAHCLGSSLSTSINVTLGAHNIKERESTQQVIPVRRPIPHPDYNDETLANDIMLLKLTRKANITDKVSPINLPRRLAKVKPGMMCSVAGWGRLGVNMPSTDKLQEVDLKVQRKKKCRARFKNYISSKQICAGDPSERKNSFLGDSGGPLVCNGVAQGIVSYGRDDGTTPDVYTRISKFMPWIKKTMRRYKRQGSA; translated from the exons ATGGTCCTGCTCCCGCTCCTGGTGGCCCTTCTGTCCCCTACCGGGCAGGCAG GGAAAATCATCGGGGGCCACGAGGCCAAGCCACACTCCCGTCCCTACATGGCGTTTCTTCAGATCAATACTTCAGGGGAACCTGACAACTGTGGGGGCTTCCTCGTGCGTGAGGACTTCGTGCTGACAGCAGCTCACTGCCTGGGAAG CTCTCTGAGCACCTCAATCAATGTCACCCTGGGGGCCCACAACATCAAAGAACGAGAGAGTACCCAGCAGGTCATCCCAGTGAGAAGACCCATCCCCCACCCAGACTATAATGATGAGACTTTGGCCAACGACATCATGTTACTAAAG CTGACTAGGAAGGCTAACATTACGGATAAAGTGAGCCCCATCAATCTGCCCAGGAGGCTGGCGAAGGTGAAGCCAGGGATGATGTGCAGTGTGGCCGGCTGGGGGCGACTGGGGGTAAATATGCCCTCTACAGACAAACTACAGGAGGTAGATCTTAAAGtccaaaggaagaagaaatgtaGGGCTCGCTTCAAAAACTACATCTCCTCCAAACAGATATGTGCTGGAGATCCAAGCGAGAGGAAGAATTCTTTCTTG GGTGACTCCGGGGGCCCGCTTGTGTGTAATGGTGTGGCCCAGGGCATTGTGTCCTATGGAAGAGATGATGGGACAACTCCAGATGTCTACACCAGAATCTCCAAATTTATGCCCTGGATCAAGAAAACAATGAGACGGTACAAACGCCAGGGATCAGCGTGA
- the LOC113879896 gene encoding duodenase-1-like: protein MVLLLLLVALLSPTGEAGKIIGGHEAKPHSRPYMAFLQVKTSGKSHNCGGFLVREDFVLTAAHCLGSSISVTLGAHNIKQRERKQQVIPMRRAIPHPRYNNKTWANDIMLLKLTRKADITDKVSPINLPRSLAEVKPGMMCSVAGWGRLGVNMPSTDKLQEVDLEVQSEEKCIARFKNYIPFTQICAGDPSKRKNSFSGDSGGPLVCNGVAQGIVSYGRNDGTPPNVYTRISSFLSWIQTTMRRYKRQGSA, encoded by the exons ATGGTCCTGCTCCTGCTCCTGGTGGCCCTTCTGTCCCCTACCGGGGAGGCAG GGAAAATCATCGGGGGCCACGAGGCCAAGCCACACTCCCGTCCCTACATGGCGTTTCTTCAGGTCAAGACTTCAGGGAAATCTCACAACTGTGGGGGTTTCCTCGTGCGTGAGGACTTCGTGCTGACAGCAGCTCACTGCCTGGGAAG CTCAATCAGTGTCACCCTGGGGGCCCACAACATCAAACAACGAGAGAGGAAACAGCAGGTCATCCCAATGAGAAGAGCCATCCCCCACCCACGCTATAATAATAAAACTTGGGCCAACGACATCATGTTACTAAAG CTGACTAGGAAGGCTGACATTACGGATAAAGTGAGCCCCATCAATCTGCCCAGGAGCTTGGCGGAGGTGAAGCCAGGGATGATGTGCAGTGTGGCCGGCTGGGGGCGACTGGGGGTAAATATGCCCTCTACAGACAAACTGCAGGAGGTAGATCTTGAAGTCCAAAGTGAGGAGAAATGTATCGCTCGCTTCAAAAACTACATCCCCTTCACACAGATATGTGCTGGAGATCCAAGCAAGAGGAAGAATTCTTTCTCG GGTGACTCTGGGGGCCCGCTTGTGTGTAATGGTGTGGCCCAGGGCATTGTGTCCTATGGAAGAAATGATGGAACACCTCCAAATGTCTACACCAGAATCTCCAGCTTTCTGTCCTGGATCCAGACAACAATGAGACGGTACAAACGCCAGGGATCAGCGTGA